One Curtobacterium sp. MCLR17_007 DNA window includes the following coding sequences:
- a CDS encoding protein phosphatase 2C domain-containing protein, translated as MTELGRAAAAHAIDVPGAGGAMLTLSWGAATDIGRRRDHNEDSYIVEAPFFVVADGMGGHLAGDRASDAVVRRLGDAVDGPFGSRQSIQHALLLATADIERAAGGNAIGAGTTVTGLALVATEGQPAALVFNVGDSRTYRIENGALRRITVDHSVVQEMVDAGVLRAEDAEAHPDSNVITRAVGFGEPPEPDWWTLPLRTGDRYIICSDGLTKEIGDAGISRIAAKVTDPQELAERLVGDALVAGGRDNVTVVVLQVEGAPDDTDLEDTLPRH; from the coding sequence GTGACCGAACTCGGCCGAGCCGCCGCCGCACACGCCATCGACGTCCCCGGAGCAGGCGGTGCCATGCTCACGCTGTCGTGGGGTGCCGCGACCGACATCGGCCGCCGTCGGGACCACAACGAGGACAGCTACATCGTCGAGGCGCCGTTCTTCGTCGTCGCGGACGGCATGGGCGGCCACCTCGCCGGCGACCGCGCCAGTGACGCGGTCGTCCGTCGGCTCGGAGACGCGGTCGACGGTCCCTTCGGGTCGCGCCAGTCCATCCAGCACGCGCTCCTGTTGGCGACGGCGGACATCGAGCGCGCAGCCGGTGGCAACGCGATCGGCGCGGGCACGACCGTCACGGGGCTGGCCCTGGTGGCGACCGAGGGGCAGCCTGCCGCGCTCGTGTTCAACGTGGGGGACTCCCGCACCTACCGCATCGAGAACGGCGCCCTCCGCCGGATCACCGTCGACCACTCGGTCGTCCAGGAGATGGTCGACGCCGGTGTCCTGCGTGCCGAGGACGCCGAGGCGCACCCTGACAGCAACGTGATCACCCGGGCCGTGGGCTTCGGCGAGCCGCCGGAGCCCGATTGGTGGACCCTGCCGCTCCGCACCGGCGACCGCTACATCATCTGCTCGGACGGGCTCACCAAGGAGATCGGTGACGCCGGGATCAGCCGGATCGCCGCCAAGGTCACCGATCCGCAGGAACTCGCCGAACGCCTCGTCGGCGACGCACTCGTCGCGGGTGGCCGCGACAACGTCACCGTGGTCGTCCTGCAGGTCGAGGGTGCACCCGACGACACCGACCTCGAGGACACGCTTCCTCGACACTGA
- the yaaA gene encoding peroxide stress protein YaaA, with the protein MTGLTVLLPPSETKREGGDIGTTLDLGVLSFPELSDERAAVITAARSVSSEESTARTALKLGPKSIAERHRNLSLDTAPTLPAIERYTGVLYDPLEAATASVASRAWWARHVVVQSAMFGPLGGGDPIPAYRLSHDSRLGSLRLASHWPAPAARALSSRSDGLVLDLRSEGYRALGPLDGAVPLRVVSDDGSGRRKALNHWNKTAKGRLVALLARTGAEVSGMDDLLAWAAANGVVIDRVDGAWELVAESLAPATA; encoded by the coding sequence CTGACCGGACTGACCGTCCTCCTCCCGCCGTCCGAGACGAAGCGGGAGGGCGGGGACATCGGCACCACCCTCGACCTGGGAGTGCTCTCGTTCCCGGAACTGTCCGACGAGCGGGCCGCGGTGATCACCGCGGCCCGCTCCGTCAGTTCCGAGGAGTCCACCGCACGGACGGCGTTGAAGCTCGGCCCGAAGTCGATCGCGGAACGCCACCGCAACCTGTCGCTGGACACTGCACCGACCCTGCCCGCGATCGAGCGGTACACCGGGGTGCTCTACGACCCGCTCGAGGCGGCCACGGCCTCGGTGGCGTCCCGTGCGTGGTGGGCGCGGCACGTCGTGGTGCAGTCCGCCATGTTCGGACCGCTCGGTGGGGGCGACCCGATCCCGGCCTACCGCCTGTCCCACGACTCGCGCCTGGGGTCGCTGCGGCTCGCGTCGCACTGGCCGGCCCCGGCTGCTCGGGCGTTGTCGTCGCGTTCGGACGGCCTCGTCCTCGACCTCAGGTCCGAGGGGTACCGCGCGCTCGGTCCGCTCGACGGGGCCGTGCCCCTCCGGGTGGTCAGCGACGACGGCAGCGGTCGACGCAAGGCGCTGAACCACTGGAACAAGACGGCGAAGGGACGGCTCGTCGCCCTGTTGGCGCGCACCGGCGCCGAAGTCAGCGGGATGGATGACCTGCTGGCATGGGCGGCCGCGAACGGCGTGGTCATCGACCGCGTCGACGGTGCATGGGAGCTCGTCGCCGAGAGCCTCGCGCCGGCGACGGCCTGA
- a CDS encoding F0F1 ATP synthase subunit epsilon, with protein MAGLTVSVVSADREVWTGDTTMVVARTTEGQIGILAGHEPMLAILAQGQVRITRADGSTVAVDAEDGFLSVEHDTVTIVARQAALAS; from the coding sequence ATGGCGGGTCTCACCGTGAGTGTCGTCTCGGCGGACCGCGAGGTCTGGACGGGCGACACCACCATGGTCGTCGCACGCACGACGGAGGGCCAGATCGGCATCCTCGCGGGACACGAGCCGATGCTCGCGATCCTCGCGCAGGGCCAGGTCCGCATCACGCGGGCCGATGGCTCCACCGTCGCGGTCGACGCGGAGGACGGCTTCCTCTCCGTCGAGCACGACACGGTCACGATCGTGGCGCGGCAGGCCGCGCTGGCGTCCTGA
- a CDS encoding FHA domain-containing protein, whose amino-acid sequence MHDDDTEDTVIRPRSLPPHARGLSDPFGDTVIRRAATSEPQPSSGPSGEPDASPVLPAVPSRGGSTQVRDRVPSIRVGERRLRLDRPVVIGRRPALPRIVSGPEPVLVTVPSPLGQVSSSHLQVHAEGDVAVVQDLRSTNGTVVRPAGAPPYRMPAGASIVALTGTVVEIGDGIAIEILSPHLRATPSADGFPPTLASPRRS is encoded by the coding sequence GTGCACGACGACGACACCGAGGACACCGTCATCCGGCCCCGGTCGCTCCCGCCGCATGCCCGTGGGCTGTCGGACCCGTTCGGCGACACCGTCATCCGACGTGCTGCGACGTCCGAGCCGCAGCCCTCGTCGGGGCCGTCCGGCGAACCGGACGCGTCGCCGGTCCTCCCCGCGGTCCCGTCCCGCGGCGGATCGACGCAGGTCCGCGACCGGGTGCCGTCGATCCGGGTGGGGGAGCGACGTCTCCGCCTGGACCGCCCCGTCGTGATCGGCCGTCGGCCGGCGCTCCCACGCATCGTCAGCGGACCGGAGCCCGTCCTCGTGACGGTCCCCTCGCCGCTCGGTCAGGTCTCCTCGTCGCACCTGCAGGTCCACGCCGAGGGCGACGTCGCCGTGGTCCAGGACCTCCGCTCGACCAACGGCACGGTGGTCAGACCCGCGGGTGCCCCGCCGTACCGGATGCCAGCAGGTGCGTCGATCGTCGCGCTGACGGGTACGGTAGTCGAGATCGGGGACGGCATCGCCATCGAGATCCTCTCGCCACACCTCCGAGCGACACCGTCTGCGGACGGCTTCCCACCGACCCTCGCATCCCCCCGACGCAGTTGA
- a CDS encoding serine/threonine-protein kinase has protein sequence MARRLPSTPPVIAGFSPVHVLGSGGFADVFLYEQDMPRRQVAVKVLLDEVVDDRVRQMFQAEANLMARLSTHPSILTVFQASVASDGRPYLVMELCSSSLSERYRRAPVPVSEVLSIGIRIGSALETAHREGVLHRDVKPSNILLTAYGNPVLSDFGIAATIGGADPDEPIGMSIPWSAPEVLIDESRGSVQSEVYSLAATVFSLVAGRSPFEVPGGKNGASDLMGRIDRGGVKPTGRTDVPPSLERLLATAMSRRVQQRPATVMELVRGFQQVQAELGLPQTPADVAVEAWAVAMPSPDGDRTMVRDLQPPSRVGRRRRARRPVQGGVAATGSRSVGTVHRTGSMTQNRRRSRRTVVWVSSVAAVVVAALAVTTVLAVSRSGTGAIPTVSDVRASSSTGSITFRWSDPGLESGDTYVISSNGASSQQSGTTFVVSGAAGDEECISVAVNRDGKTGAASAQRCATIGSGS, from the coding sequence ATGGCGCGACGCCTGCCGTCCACGCCTCCGGTCATCGCCGGCTTCAGCCCCGTCCACGTGCTCGGTTCCGGTGGCTTCGCCGACGTCTTCCTCTACGAACAGGACATGCCGCGGCGTCAGGTCGCGGTGAAGGTCCTGCTCGACGAGGTCGTCGACGACCGCGTGCGGCAGATGTTCCAGGCCGAGGCGAACCTGATGGCACGGCTCAGCACGCATCCGTCGATCCTCACGGTGTTCCAGGCCAGCGTCGCGTCGGACGGCCGACCGTACCTGGTCATGGAGCTCTGCTCGTCCTCCCTCAGCGAGCGGTACCGTCGTGCGCCCGTGCCCGTGTCCGAGGTGCTGTCGATCGGCATCCGCATCGGGTCGGCGCTCGAGACGGCGCACCGCGAGGGTGTGCTGCACCGGGACGTCAAGCCCTCGAACATCCTGCTCACGGCGTACGGCAACCCGGTGTTGTCCGACTTCGGCATCGCGGCCACCATCGGCGGCGCGGACCCCGACGAGCCCATCGGCATGTCGATCCCGTGGTCGGCGCCCGAGGTCCTGATCGACGAGTCCCGCGGTTCGGTCCAGTCCGAGGTGTACTCGCTCGCGGCCACCGTCTTCTCGCTCGTCGCCGGCCGCAGTCCCTTCGAGGTGCCCGGCGGCAAGAACGGCGCATCCGACCTGATGGGCCGGATCGACCGGGGTGGCGTGAAGCCCACCGGACGGACCGACGTCCCGCCGTCGCTGGAGCGGCTGCTCGCGACGGCGATGTCGCGCCGCGTCCAGCAGCGACCCGCCACGGTGATGGAACTGGTGCGCGGGTTCCAGCAGGTGCAGGCCGAGCTCGGCCTGCCGCAGACACCGGCCGACGTCGCGGTCGAGGCCTGGGCCGTCGCGATGCCCTCGCCCGACGGCGACCGCACGATGGTGCGCGACCTGCAGCCACCGTCGCGGGTCGGACGTCGGCGCCGCGCACGGCGTCCCGTCCAGGGCGGGGTCGCGGCCACGGGGTCCCGCAGCGTCGGCACCGTGCACCGGACCGGCTCGATGACACAGAACCGGCGCCGCTCCCGACGCACCGTCGTGTGGGTGTCCAGCGTCGCGGCCGTCGTGGTGGCCGCCCTCGCGGTGACGACGGTCCTCGCGGTGTCCCGGTCGGGCACCGGCGCGATCCCGACGGTCTCCGACGTGCGTGCGTCCTCGTCGACCGGGTCGATCACCTTCCGCTGGTCCGACCCCGGGCTCGAGTCGGGCGACACGTACGTCATCTCGTCGAACGGCGCTTCCAGTCAGCAGTCGGGCACGACCTTCGTCGTGTCCGGAGCCGCCGGCGACGAGGAGTGCATCTCCGTCGCCGTCAACCGTGACGGCAAGACCGGGGCCGCGAGTGCACAGCGCTGCGCGACCATCGGGAGCGGCTCGTGA
- the atpD gene encoding F0F1 ATP synthase subunit beta produces MTDTATTAVETSSAPGVGRIARVTGPVVDIEFPHDAIPEMYNLLFTTITIGESSQEIGLEVAQHLGDDLVRAISLKPTDGLVRGQEVRDSGAPISVPVGDVTKGKVFDVLGNVLNTDEKLEITERWPIHRKAPAFDQLESKTSMFETGIKSIDLLTPYVQGGKIGLFGGAGVGKTVLIQEMIQRVAQDHGGVSVFAGVGERTREGNDLIGEMEEAGVFDKTALVFGQMDEPPGTRLRVALSALTMAEYFRDVQKQDVLLFIDNIFRFTQAGSEVSTLLGRMPSAVGYQPNLADEMGVLQERITSTRGHSITSLQAIYVPADDYTDPAPATTFAHLDATTELSREIASQGLYPAIDPLTSTSRIMDPRYLGADHYETATRVKQILQKNKELQEIIAILGVDELSEEDKITVERARRIQQFLSQNTYMAKKFTGVEGSTVPLKDTIESFRAIADGEFDHVATQAFFNVGGINDVEEKWSQIQKENR; encoded by the coding sequence ATGACCGACACCGCAACCACCGCGGTCGAGACGTCGTCGGCGCCCGGTGTCGGCCGGATCGCCCGTGTCACGGGCCCCGTCGTCGACATCGAGTTCCCGCACGACGCAATCCCGGAGATGTACAACCTCCTGTTCACGACCATCACCATCGGTGAGTCGTCGCAGGAGATCGGCCTCGAGGTCGCCCAGCACCTCGGCGACGACCTGGTCCGTGCCATCTCGCTGAAGCCCACCGACGGTCTCGTCCGCGGTCAGGAAGTCCGCGACTCGGGCGCCCCGATCTCGGTCCCCGTCGGTGACGTCACCAAGGGCAAGGTCTTCGACGTGCTGGGCAACGTGCTCAACACCGACGAGAAGCTCGAGATCACCGAGCGCTGGCCGATCCACCGCAAGGCCCCGGCCTTCGACCAGCTCGAGTCCAAGACCTCGATGTTCGAGACGGGCATCAAGTCGATCGACCTCCTGACCCCCTACGTGCAGGGCGGCAAGATCGGTCTGTTCGGTGGTGCGGGCGTCGGCAAGACCGTCCTCATCCAGGAGATGATCCAGCGCGTCGCGCAGGACCACGGCGGTGTCTCGGTGTTCGCCGGTGTCGGTGAGCGCACGCGTGAGGGCAACGACCTCATCGGTGAGATGGAAGAGGCGGGGGTCTTCGACAAGACCGCCCTCGTGTTCGGCCAGATGGACGAGCCGCCGGGGACGCGCCTCCGTGTCGCCCTGTCGGCGCTGACGATGGCGGAGTACTTCCGCGACGTCCAGAAGCAGGACGTGCTCCTCTTCATCGACAACATCTTCCGCTTCACGCAGGCCGGCTCCGAGGTCTCCACGCTGCTCGGTCGCATGCCGTCCGCGGTGGGCTACCAGCCGAACCTCGCCGACGAGATGGGTGTGCTCCAGGAGCGCATCACCTCGACGCGTGGTCACTCGATCACGTCGCTGCAGGCGATCTACGTGCCGGCCGACGACTACACCGACCCGGCGCCGGCGACCACGTTCGCGCACCTCGACGCGACGACCGAGCTCTCGCGTGAGATCGCGTCGCAGGGTCTGTACCCAGCCATCGACCCGCTGACCTCGACGTCGCGGATCATGGACCCCCGCTACCTGGGTGCCGACCACTACGAGACGGCCACGCGCGTCAAGCAGATCCTCCAGAAGAACAAGGAACTGCAGGAGATCATCGCCATCCTCGGTGTCGACGAGCTCTCCGAAGAGGACAAGATCACGGTGGAGCGCGCGCGTCGCATCCAGCAGTTCCTCTCGCAGAACACGTACATGGCGAAGAAGTTCACGGGCGTCGAGGGCTCCACGGTGCCGCTCAAGGACACCATCGAGTCCTTCCGCGCCATCGCCGACGGCGAGTTCGACCACGTCGCGACGCAGGCGTTCTTCAACGTCGGTGGCATCAACGACGTGGAAGAGAAGTGGTCGCAGATCCAGAAGGAGAACCGCTGA
- a CDS encoding F0F1 ATP synthase subunit gamma — translation MAAQVRVYRQRIKSAKTTKKVTRAMELISASRIQKAQARMAASGPYSRAVTRAVSAVATFSNVDHVLTTEPETSTRAAVVLFTSDRGLNGAFSTNVLKQTEELASLLRSEGKDVVYYLVGRKSVGYFAFRERPSEQQWVGNTDQPEFSTAKEIGDAVVAKFLQDTAEGGVDEIHIVFNRFLSLATQEPQVVRLLPLEVVDGVDEPTNDEPLPLYEFEPDADAVLDSLLPVYIESRIFNAMLQSAASEHAARQKAMKAASDNADSLIRDFTRLANNARQAEITQQISEIVGGADALSSKKK, via the coding sequence ATGGCAGCCCAGGTCCGGGTCTACCGCCAGCGCATCAAGTCCGCGAAGACCACGAAGAAGGTCACGCGCGCCATGGAGTTGATCTCGGCGTCGCGGATCCAGAAGGCCCAGGCCCGCATGGCCGCCTCGGGACCGTACTCGCGTGCGGTGACCCGGGCCGTTTCGGCCGTGGCGACGTTCTCGAACGTCGACCACGTCTTGACGACCGAACCCGAGACGTCGACCCGTGCAGCCGTGGTGCTCTTCACCTCGGACCGCGGCCTGAACGGCGCGTTCAGCACGAACGTCCTCAAGCAGACCGAGGAGCTCGCCTCCCTGCTCCGCAGCGAGGGCAAGGACGTCGTCTACTACCTGGTCGGGCGCAAGTCCGTCGGGTACTTCGCGTTCCGTGAGCGTCCGTCCGAGCAGCAGTGGGTCGGCAACACCGACCAGCCGGAGTTCTCGACGGCCAAGGAGATCGGCGACGCCGTCGTGGCGAAGTTCCTCCAGGACACGGCCGAGGGTGGCGTGGACGAGATCCACATCGTCTTCAACCGGTTCCTCAGCCTGGCGACGCAGGAGCCGCAGGTCGTGCGTCTGCTGCCCCTCGAGGTCGTCGACGGCGTGGACGAGCCCACGAACGACGAGCCGCTGCCACTCTACGAGTTCGAGCCGGACGCCGACGCGGTGCTCGACTCGCTGCTCCCGGTCTACATCGAGAGCCGCATCTTCAACGCCATGCTGCAGTCGGCTGCCTCCGAGCACGCCGCCCGCCAGAAGGCCATGAAGGCGGCCAGTGACAACGCGGACTCGCTGATCCGTGACTTCACCCGACTCGCCAACAACGCGCGTCAGGCCGAGATCACGCAGCAGATCTCCGAGATCGTCGGCGGCGCCGACGCGCTCTCGTCGAAGAAGAAGTAG